Proteins co-encoded in one Tachysurus fulvidraco isolate hzauxx_2018 chromosome 17, HZAU_PFXX_2.0, whole genome shotgun sequence genomic window:
- the p2rx3a gene encoding P2X purinoceptor 3a: MFGWVAGFFTYETTKSVVVKSWSVGIINRIAQLLIIIYFVGWVFIHEKAYQVRDTGIESSVMTKVKGFGFYNNTLMDVADYVIPKQGASMFCIITRMVMTPNQMQSTCPETDKTFNCSTDNDCKQHISSNLPSGKITGKCVTEAKQCEILGWCPAEDDLKDSKTNEAMQEVANFTIFVKNSIHFPRFNVTRGNLGKSKKLKCVFDPVNNTDCPIFRVADVLEYAKVPFQNISTNGGEIGINIAWICNLDQHEDNCKPKYTFTHLDSAFKGSSATKGYNFRFAKYFKTEDGKEYRTLHKAFAIRFDILVSGNAGKFHLIPTVINVVAACTSVGLATVLCDIILLNFLKGAKQYKAKKFEEVSDSVSRSPSLDLYQTSQVTIKREEKSSDDSGAYSIGHHV, translated from the exons ATGTTCGGATGGGTTGCTGGTTTCTTCACCTATGAAACGACCAAGTCGGTGGTGGTCAAGAGCTGGTCGGTGGGAATTATCAACCGTATAGCTCAGCTCCTCATTATCATTTACTTTGTTGG CTGGGTGTTTATCCATGAAAAGGCATATCAGGTCCGTGACACCGGGATCGAGTCTTCAGTCATGACTAAAGTAAAGGGCTTTGGCTTCTACAACAACACTCTGATGGATGTTGCAGATTATGTGATACCCAAACAG GGTGCCTCTATGTTCTGCATCATCACCAGGATGGTCATGACACCTAATCAGATGCAGAGTACGTGCCCAGAG acTGACAAGACTTTTAATTGCAGCACCGATAATGACTGTAAACAACACATTTCCTCAAACTTGCCAAGTG GGAAGATAACGGGGAAGTGTGTCACTGAGGCAAAACAGTGTGAGATTTTAGGCTGGTGTCCAGCAGAGGACGACTTAAAAGACTCAAAAACgaa TGAAGCAATGCAGGAGGTTGCGAACTTCACAATCTTTGTAAAGAACAGCATTCACTTCCCTCGATTCAATGTCACAAg GGGGAATTTAGGAAAAAGCAAGAAACTGAAATGTGTCTTTGACCCTGTTAATAACACAGACTGTCCCATCTTCCGAGTGGCAGACGTGCTAGAGTACGCCAAAGTGCCTTTCCAAAACATCTCAACAAAT ggaGGAGAGATTGGAATTAATATTGCCTGGATATGCAATCTAGATCAACATGAGGACAACTGTAAACCcaaatacacattcacacatctgGACTCTGCATTTAAAGGCAGTTCTGCCACAAAGGGATACAACTTCAG gTTTGCAAAATACTTTAAGACAGAAGATGGCAAAGAATATCGCACACTTCATAAAGCTTTTGCTATTCGCTTTGACATACTTGTATCTGGCAAC gcTGGAAAATTTCACTTAATCCCAACAGTAATTAATGTTGTTGCAGCTTGCACCTCAGTTGGCCTG GCAACGGTCCTCTGTGACATCATCTTGTTAAACTTCCTGAAAGGGGCTAAACAATACAAGGCGAAGAAGTTTGAAGAG GTCTCAGATTCTGTCAGTAGATCTCCAAGTCTCGACTTATATCAAACCAGCCAGGTGACAATTAAACGGGAAGAGAAGAGCTCAGATGATTCAGGGGCTTATTCCATTGGACATCATGTGTGA
- the zgc:113229 gene encoding myb-like protein AA — MADANSVSDNQVLLQSMLQKLRLQPRPENISIHTGDKEQFGTTVIEQNGGAAQSPPQTPPMYNFDFNMDSKSIVTNLAGTPGSAGVSTSLFQEFAQGNDVRNSQMSSTPKQRRLNWNFMSNHTVSGGNMGIIKHTDDGMIPKQAKQQKFSLTKNSASSLQSIDRMFPSALTSSQVESNIQDHGAGQKRWTQKVKEKWKERHKSIPRREQNNGEKQEQNNISISIMPPIPAQTVPYENKTTNFNQDVSVQHQPINNGSVEDNSSQLDHMSGSLFSPGYFNLMEEIFTGQEWAKFLPSSTISQSDSSSITQDQGMGLTSSISQAHQNKQSMLSQWDYRGSPDPNGGITESQMNSGGFHTEMFNQRKTPSFGQVSHNGQYGPYDSGPKQLEDMDLSVRPFWNNHPIKEQTHNYPYNQSNNTEATVNLPLSSEQTMEINHNQREGVHEVLPVLDLSYLQSKGSSSLKKQVPLNRKRSHAAERRDSNERWRSETGDMNEWRNNSSSSDPVPSLSPASSTSSLQYSVSQDSESLVSTETVIKRRRVESTRHVRFAEEVTIVPPLSFCDDDDDDGDADDEDYAHNVNEGNEGNEGNEGNNDSGVELPSRPSVPRWIEALRSKTKRKPKLKIPRIRTKKYRFV; from the exons ATGGCGGACGCAAACTCTGTATCTGACAATCAGGTCTTGTTGCAGTCAATGCTTCAAAAGCTGAGGCTCCAACCAAGACCTGAGAACATCAGTATACACACAGGAGATAAAGAACAGTTTGGTACAACGGTGATCGAGCAAAATGGAGGTGCTGCTCAGAGCCCACCTCAAACTCCACCAATGTACAATTTTGATTTTAATATGGACAGCAAATCTATTGTGACCAATCTGGCCGGCACACCGGGTTCGGCTGGTGTATCGACATCTCTTTTCCAAGAATTTGCCCAAGGAAATGATGTTAGAAATTCACAAATGTCATCCACACCAAAACAGAGAAGACTAAATTGGAATTTTATGAGCAACCACACTGTATCAGGAGGGAACATGGGCatcattaaacacacagatgATGGCATGATTCCAAAGCAGGCCAAGCAGCAAAAATTCTCTCTGACAAAAAACAGTGCCTCTTCTCTACAAAGTATAGACAGGATGTTTCCCTCAGCACTTACATCAAGCCAGGTGGAATCAAACATCCAGGACCACGGAGCTGGACAGAAAAGATGGACTCAGAAGGTGAAGGAAAAATGGAAGGAGAGACACAAAAGCATACCCAGAAGAGAACAAAATAACGGAGAGAAACAAGAACAGAACAACATATCAATt AGCATCATGCCTCCAATTCCTGCCCAAACTGTTCCCTATGAAAACAAAACTACAAACTTCAACCAGGACGTGAGTGTCCAGCACCAGCCAATCAACAACGGTTCAGTCGAAGACAATTCCAGTCAACTTGATCACATGAG tGGGAGCTTATTTTCACCAGGTTATTTTAACCTAATGGAAGAGATTTTCACTGGTCAGGAGTGGGCCAAGTTCCTTCCATCCAGCaccatcagccaatcagactcCAGTTCCATCACACAAGACCAAGGAATGGGATTAACAAGCAGTATTAGCCAAGCACATCAAAATAAGCAATCCATGCTCAGCCAGTGGGATTACAGAGGGTCCCCAGACCCTAATGGGGGAATAACAGAATCACAAATGAACTCTGGAGGTTTTCACACTGAAATGTTTAACCAAAGAAAGACTCCAAGTTTCGGTCAAGTTTCACATAACGGCCAGTACGGACCGTATGACTCAGGACCAAAACAGTTAGAGGACATGGATCTGAGCGTCAGACCATTTTGGAATAATCATCCCATCAAAGAACAAACACATAATTATCCATATAATCAATCAAACAACACAGAAGCTACTGTAAATCTGCCATTATCCAGTGAGCAAACTATGGAAATAAACCACAACCAACGTGAAGGTGTGCATGAGGTTCTCCCCGTACTGGATTTATCATACCTTCAG TCCAAAGGCAGTTCCTCACTGAAGAAACAAGTACCCCTGAATCGTAAGCGAAGCCATGCCGCTGAGAGAAGAGATTCAAACGAACGATGGAGATCAGAAACAGGAGACATGAACGAGTGGAGAAATAATTCATCGTCTTCAGATCCAGTACCAAGTCTTTCCCctgcctcctccacctcctctctccAGTACTCCGTTTCTCAGGATTCGGAGTCATTGGTGTCTACAGAAACTGTGATCAAAAGG AGGCGGGTGGAGAGCACACGTCATGTGAGATTTGCAGAAGAGGTGACCATTGTACCACCCCTTAGtttctgtgatgatgatgatgatgatggcgatGCTGATGATGAGGATTACGCTCATAACGTCAACGAGGGTAACGAGGGCAATGAGGGCAATGAAGGCAACAACGACAGTGGAGTAGAGTTGCCATCACGGCCGTCTGTTCCTCGATGGATTGAGGCACTCAGGAGTAAGACCAAGAGAAAGCCTAAACTTAAAATTCCACGAATAAGGACGAAAAAATATCGTTTCGTGTGA
- the rad9a gene encoding cell cycle checkpoint control protein RAD9A: MDCVATGGNVKVLAKAIHSLSRIGEELYLEPTEDGLTLRAVNSSRSAFAYFLMSPLFFQRFKHPPDQAFRCKMPIKSVQTVFRSLSSLERSVEKCRIEINTEKSRLRITLHCKYGLLKTHNLSFQDCECLQAVFNKDTCTNVLRAQPRLWVDTVLHFPPSLDEVNVSVSSDRVWLRNHVEDDADSSKAMMTELCLSSDEFDHFAIGSETSITFCLKELRGLLVFAETAGLPISMYFEEPGSPVVLSVSDSVLEANFVLATLSEDTHQHNHNNNKANGPRAELPPDDFMCDDIDSYLIAMETSDLAGPSYQPQPQTSSTNHKNRLSSEEEGEDVETEEESVLGPPNKKFRSLFFGSVIPASTKANDQTMQSQEVLASDSEDERQSE, encoded by the exons ATGGACTGCGTCGCTACAGGAGGAAACGTCAAAG TGCTGGCCAAAGCAATACACTCCCTTTCAAGGATTGGAGAAGAACTTTACTTGGAGCCCACTGAGGATGgg CTAACCCTGCGTGCAGTGAACTCATCTCGATCAGCGTTTGCCTATTTCCTGATGTCTCCGCTCTTTTTCCAGAGGTTCAAGCATCCACCAGACCAAGCCTTTCGCTGCAAAATGCCCATCAAA agtgtACAGACAGTGTTCAGGTCTCTCTCATCTCTAGAGCGCTCTGTGGAAAAGTGCCGCATtgagataaacactgagaagAGTCGTTTGAGAATCACACTCCACTGCAAATATG ggctTTTAAAGACACACAACCTGTCCTTTCAGGACTGTGAGTGTTTGCAAGCAGTGTTTAACAAGGACACCTGCACCAACGTGCTCCGAGCTCAACCCAG GTTGTGGGTGGATACAGTACTGCATTTCCCACCCTCTCTGGATGAAGTGAACGTATCTGTGAGCAGCGATCGAGTTTGGCTCAGGAACCACGTGGAAGACGATGCAG ACTCATCAAAAGCCATGATGACCGAGTTGTGTTTGAGCTCCGATGAATTCGATCACTTTGCTATTGGCTCTGAGACCAGCATCACCTTTTGTCTTAAAGAACTCCgg GGTTTATTAGTGTTTGCTGAAACAGCAGGTCTTCCCATCTCCATGTACTTTGAAGAGCCTGGCAG CCCTGTTGTCCTGAGCGTGTCCGACAGTGTCTTAGAGGCGAACTTTGTACTCGCTACTCTGTCTGaagacacacaccagcacaaccacaacaacaacaaagctaATGG ACCCCGTGCTGAACTCCCACCCGACGACTTTATGTGCGATGATATTGACTCGTATCTCATCGCCATGGAGACCAGTGACCTCGCTGGCCCATCCTACCAACCTCAACCTCAAACTTCCTCCACCAACCACAAAAACCGGTTGTCCAGCGAAGAGGAAGGCGAGGACGTGGAGACAGAGGAGGAGTCAGTGTTGGGACCACCcaataaaaag